One Limisphaerales bacterium DNA window includes the following coding sequences:
- a CDS encoding amidohydrolase family protein, whose product MKTIDMHVHMVGNEASGNGCWIRVTPGKYPLYALMLHKLGVPVRALRAADFDDLYRDRLLHYIRDSAVDAVCLLAQEAVYDTKGSLLKNHGSAFVPNDVVLRLAKEHPEFLPAVSIHPARPDAMDELNRCLDAGAVMMKCLPNCQNIDCNNPRFKPFWDRMAEAGLPFLAHTGGEHTLEVINAEYANPKTLRLPLECGVNVIAAHAATGSGPFDPNYLPTLVQMMRDHKNLYADSSALNVPTRSHGLRPCLENELLASRTVHGSDYPVPTSPSWAWLRGLIDSDQLATLRNIQNPIEQDYQTKVAMGFPAEHFTRINPLLRTTG is encoded by the coding sequence ATGAAAACCATCGATATGCACGTCCATATGGTAGGCAATGAAGCCAGTGGAAATGGCTGTTGGATTCGTGTGACGCCGGGCAAATACCCCCTCTACGCGCTGATGTTGCACAAGTTGGGCGTACCGGTGCGGGCGCTGCGGGCGGCTGATTTTGATGATTTGTACCGCGACCGGCTGCTCCATTATATACGGGATTCGGCCGTGGATGCCGTTTGCCTTTTAGCACAAGAAGCAGTTTATGACACAAAAGGCAGTTTGCTAAAAAACCACGGGAGCGCATTTGTGCCCAATGACGTCGTTTTGCGACTGGCCAAGGAGCATCCGGAATTTCTCCCCGCCGTGTCCATCCACCCTGCTCGGCCCGACGCGATGGATGAACTGAATCGCTGCCTCGACGCCGGCGCGGTGATGATGAAGTGCCTGCCCAATTGCCAGAACATTGATTGCAACAATCCGCGCTTCAAACCGTTTTGGGATCGAATGGCCGAAGCGGGATTGCCTTTTTTGGCGCACACCGGCGGCGAGCACACGCTCGAAGTGATCAATGCCGAATACGCCAACCCCAAAACTTTGCGGCTGCCACTCGAGTGCGGCGTCAACGTCATCGCCGCCCACGCCGCCACCGGCAGCGGGCCGTTTGATCCGAACTACCTTCCCACCCTCGTGCAAATGATGCGCGACCACAAAAATTTGTATGCCGATTCCAGCGCCCTCAACGTCCCCACCCGAAGCCACGGCCTGCGCCCTTGTTTGGAAAACGAACTCCTCGCTTCACGCACCGTGCACGGCAGCGATTACCCCGTGCCCACTTCTCCATCCTGGGCGTGGCTGCGGGGCCTCATCGACAGCGATCAACTCGCCACCCTCCGCAACATCCAAAACCCCATCGAGCAGGATTACCAAACCAAAGTCGCAATGGGTTTCCCAGCCGAACACTTCACGCGCATCAACCCGTTGTTGCGAACGACCGGCTAA
- a CDS encoding alanine--glyoxylate aminotransferase family protein yields the protein MNVEQFFPPARTLLGPGPSDVAPSVLEAMGRPLVGHLDPSFILMMEEIKSMLRAVMLTENEMTFPVSGTGSAGMEFCFVNLIEPDDEVVVGINGVFGTRMADVAERCGAKVTRVESEWGRIIEPAQIAAVLETTKPKLVAIVHAETSTGALTPIEDISKIVHDTGALLLLDAVTSLGGCPVRVDDWQVDAIYSGTQKCLSCPPGLSPVSFSEAAMDTIRARSQGVQSWYLDVNLLANYWGEGARAYHHTAPISMNYALHESLRLVLEEGLERRWARHESNHNSLRVGLAEMGLGIASQEGHQLWQLNAVTIPNGTDEAAVRAALLNDHGIEIGPGLGPLAGKVWRIGLMGHSSSEANVNRVLAALKELL from the coding sequence ATGAATGTTGAACAATTTTTTCCACCCGCCCGTACCCTTCTTGGCCCGGGCCCCAGTGATGTGGCGCCGTCCGTTTTGGAGGCGATGGGCCGGCCGTTGGTGGGGCATCTTGATCCATCGTTCATTTTGATGATGGAGGAAATCAAATCGATGCTGCGCGCGGTGATGCTTACGGAAAATGAAATGACCTTTCCCGTGAGTGGCACCGGCAGCGCGGGGATGGAGTTTTGTTTTGTGAACCTAATTGAGCCGGACGATGAAGTGGTCGTCGGTATCAACGGCGTATTCGGAACGCGAATGGCGGATGTGGCCGAACGCTGCGGTGCGAAAGTCACCCGCGTGGAATCCGAATGGGGTCGGATCATTGAACCCGCGCAGATCGCCGCTGTGCTGGAAACCACAAAACCCAAACTTGTCGCCATCGTCCACGCCGAGACCTCGACCGGCGCGCTGACGCCCATAGAAGACATTTCAAAAATCGTGCACGACACCGGCGCGTTGCTGTTGCTCGATGCAGTCACCTCACTCGGCGGTTGCCCTGTGCGCGTAGACGACTGGCAAGTAGACGCCATTTATAGCGGCACCCAAAAATGCCTCAGTTGTCCGCCCGGACTTTCGCCGGTTTCCTTCAGTGAAGCTGCGATGGACACCATCCGCGCGCGTTCGCAAGGCGTACAAAGCTGGTATCTCGACGTCAATCTTTTGGCTAATTATTGGGGTGAAGGCGCACGCGCATATCACCATACCGCGCCCATTTCAATGAACTACGCGCTGCACGAATCCCTTCGCCTGGTGCTTGAAGAAGGCCTTGAACGCCGCTGGGCCCGTCACGAGAGCAACCACAATTCGCTTCGGGTTGGCCTCGCCGAGATGGGCCTTGGCATCGCCTCGCAGGAAGGCCATCAACTTTGGCAACTCAACGCCGTGACCATCCCCAATGGCACTGACGAAGCTGCCGTGCGCGCAGCATTGCTCAACGATCATGGCATCGAAATCGGCCCCGGCCTTGGGCCTCTTGCCGGAAAAGTTTGGCGCATCGGCCTGATGGGCCATTCCTCCAGCGAAGCAAATGTCAACCGCGTTTTGGCGGCGTTGAAGGAATTGCTTTAG